A genomic segment from Alkalilimnicola ehrlichii MLHE-1 encodes:
- a CDS encoding transposase: protein MKHYSAERKEAVLRKLAPPMNLTVPEVAEAEGISAATLYNWRKQARERGQVLPSRGSTPEGWSSEEKFRVVLETAPMTEAEFSAYCREKGLYPEQVEAWRESCMNANANSAELDKRSRQERKAELKRVKKLERELRRKDKALAETAALLSRRSTNPICCARS, encoded by the coding sequence ATGAAGCACTACTCCGCGGAGCGTAAGGAAGCTGTCCTGCGCAAGCTGGCACCACCGATGAACCTCACTGTCCCTGAGGTGGCCGAGGCCGAGGGGATTTCCGCGGCGACCTTGTACAATTGGCGTAAACAGGCCCGCGAGCGAGGACAGGTTTTGCCATCACGAGGATCCACCCCGGAGGGCTGGAGCAGCGAGGAGAAATTCCGCGTCGTGCTCGAGACCGCGCCGATGACCGAGGCGGAGTTCAGCGCCTATTGCCGTGAGAAGGGGCTCTATCCCGAGCAGGTCGAGGCCTGGCGGGAGAGCTGCATGAATGCCAACGCTAACTCGGCCGAGCTGGACAAGCGTTCGCGCCAGGAGCGCAAGGCCGAGCTCAAGCGCGTGAAGAAACTCGAGCGCGAGCTCCGGCGCAAGGACAAGGCCTTGGCGGAGACGGCGGCGCTGCTAAGTAGGCGATCCACAAACCCCATCTGTTGCGCCCGGAGCTGA
- a CDS encoding alpha/beta hydrolase codes for MSGWWLAVAGGVVGAGALLQLFHRRLQVSLTAPRVPPTQGLADHGVVGETVRIPTYRARTLVGWWLPGQGPGTVVITHGWGANRELMLPLGKRLQAAGWNVLLFDARNHGDSEGDAFSSMPRFAEDTEAALAWVRARPGMAKAPVALLGHSVGAAAVLLAASRRSDISAVVSLSAFASPDDMMRRWLADKGLPFFPVGWYVLRYVERVIGHRFDAIAPVTTLPRVRCPVLLVHGRDDQVVPLCDAERLLASRGDTPAVLHLLPGDHDLSRHLDAELPELLAFLDSVLAEPTHAVT; via the coding sequence ATGTCGGGATGGTGGCTAGCGGTGGCGGGTGGCGTGGTTGGCGCAGGGGCGCTGTTGCAGCTCTTTCACCGGCGGCTGCAGGTCAGCCTGACGGCACCACGGGTGCCGCCAACGCAAGGGCTTGCCGACCATGGTGTGGTGGGCGAAACGGTGCGCATCCCCACGTACAGGGCCAGAACGCTGGTGGGTTGGTGGCTGCCCGGCCAAGGGCCTGGCACAGTGGTCATCACCCACGGATGGGGGGCCAATCGCGAGCTGATGCTGCCGCTGGGCAAGCGGTTACAGGCGGCGGGTTGGAACGTGCTGTTGTTCGACGCGCGCAACCACGGGGACAGCGAGGGCGATGCCTTCTCCTCCATGCCCCGGTTCGCCGAGGACACCGAGGCGGCGCTGGCGTGGGTGCGGGCCCGTCCCGGAATGGCCAAGGCGCCGGTGGCACTGCTGGGGCATTCTGTGGGCGCTGCGGCCGTGTTGCTGGCCGCGTCGCGGCGCAGTGACATCTCCGCGGTAGTCAGCCTTTCGGCCTTTGCCAGTCCGGATGACATGATGCGCCGCTGGTTGGCGGACAAGGGGCTGCCGTTTTTCCCGGTGGGCTGGTACGTGTTGCGCTATGTGGAGCGTGTGATCGGCCACCGCTTTGATGCCATTGCCCCGGTCACCACCCTGCCGCGAGTCCGCTGCCCGGTGCTGCTCGTGCACGGACGTGATGATCAGGTGGTTCCGCTGTGCGATGCCGAACGGCTACTTGCCAGCCGCGGTGATACCCCGGCTGTGCTGCACCTGCTACCCGGTGATCATGACCTCAGCCGGCATCTCGATGCCGAATTGCCCGAGCTACTGGCGTTCCTCGATTCCGTCCTCGCCGAGCCGACCCACGCTGTGACTTGA
- the istA gene encoding IS21 family transposase: MIHKIKALYDEGRGLSVRAISRELGISRNTVRKYLRADTEAVAAERADGRRGRLLDEHRAYMEYLLRRYPQLSAVKVARKLRDKVGDLAVSDRSLRRYLQELRASVQVAQPRYYEPVLDVVPGVQCQVDPGELRGVAISGVERTVYFVVFVLSFSRLMHVAVAFRPIDTALFIRMHDEALRAFGGTPEECVYDQTKMVVIAEQFRELTVNERFHEYATGAGFRIHACRGYDPESKGKVEAGVKYVKRDCLYGERFADEADVRAHVQQWLDQVANVRRHGTTGREPRGHFEAEERAHLRAYLTPSCLTQAAAARQTRKVDKTGLIAWHSNKYSVPMRYQRGRVGVQADETQLHILDLESGEIVATHTLATGKGQTVRNTDHYRDRRQQIETLEAAIGERVGEQTGARLCARLRASNPRIYRDQVAAVHALLESGPPPAPGLVEDLAGREGMTATRFKAQLQAAHRAQERGRDLEADADEPAVDAQALALSAYAHLGQSAGQEELTHEPA, translated from the coding sequence GTGATACACAAGATCAAGGCACTGTACGACGAAGGCCGTGGGCTCTCAGTTCGGGCCATCAGCCGGGAGCTGGGCATCTCGCGCAACACGGTGCGCAAGTACCTGCGGGCGGACACCGAAGCGGTCGCAGCGGAGCGGGCCGATGGGCGCCGGGGCCGGCTGCTGGATGAGCACCGGGCTTACATGGAGTATTTGCTGCGCCGCTACCCGCAGCTCAGCGCCGTGAAGGTGGCGCGCAAGCTCCGGGACAAGGTCGGTGACCTGGCGGTCTCGGACCGCAGCCTGCGCCGGTATCTGCAGGAGCTGCGCGCCAGCGTCCAAGTGGCCCAGCCGCGCTACTACGAGCCGGTGCTGGACGTGGTGCCGGGCGTACAGTGCCAGGTGGACCCCGGTGAGTTGCGGGGCGTGGCCATCAGCGGCGTGGAGCGCACGGTCTACTTCGTGGTCTTCGTGCTCTCGTTCTCGCGGCTGATGCACGTTGCGGTGGCCTTCCGGCCCATCGACACGGCGCTGTTCATCCGCATGCATGATGAGGCGCTGCGGGCCTTTGGCGGTACCCCGGAGGAGTGCGTCTACGACCAGACGAAGATGGTGGTCATCGCCGAGCAGTTCCGGGAGCTGACGGTCAACGAGCGCTTCCATGAGTACGCCACCGGTGCGGGCTTTCGCATCCATGCCTGCCGGGGGTACGACCCGGAGAGCAAGGGCAAGGTGGAGGCCGGGGTGAAGTACGTTAAGCGCGATTGCCTGTACGGGGAGCGCTTTGCCGACGAGGCAGACGTCCGCGCCCACGTCCAGCAGTGGCTCGACCAAGTGGCCAATGTCCGCCGCCACGGCACCACCGGGCGTGAGCCCCGGGGGCACTTTGAGGCTGAAGAGCGGGCGCACCTACGGGCCTACCTCACCCCCTCGTGCTTGACCCAGGCGGCTGCGGCGCGCCAGACCCGCAAGGTGGACAAGACCGGGCTGATCGCCTGGCACTCGAACAAGTATTCGGTACCCATGCGCTACCAGCGTGGCCGGGTGGGCGTGCAGGCCGACGAGACCCAGCTTCACATCCTCGACCTGGAAAGCGGTGAGATCGTGGCCACCCATACACTGGCCACGGGCAAGGGCCAGACGGTGCGTAACACCGACCACTACCGGGATCGCCGACAGCAGATCGAGACCCTGGAGGCCGCCATTGGCGAACGCGTGGGCGAGCAGACCGGAGCCCGGCTGTGTGCCCGGTTGCGGGCCAGCAACCCGCGGATCTATCGCGACCAGGTGGCCGCCGTACACGCCCTGCTGGAGAGCGGGCCGCCCCCGGCACCCGGACTGGTCGAGGACCTGGCCGGGCGCGAAGGGATGACCGCCACCCGCTTCAAGGCCCAACTGCAGGCGGCACACCGGGCCCAGGAGCGGGGCCGGGACCTCGAAGCGGATGCCGACGAGCCCGCCGTGGACGCGCAGGCACTGGCCCTGTCGGCCTACGCCCATCTTGGCCAGTCGGCCGGCCAGGAGGAGCTGACCCATGAGCCTGCTTGA
- the tnpB gene encoding IS66 family insertion sequence element accessory protein TnpB (TnpB, as the term is used for proteins encoded by IS66 family insertion elements, is considered an accessory protein, since TnpC, encoded by a neighboring gene, is a DDE family transposase.) — protein MIRPDTQVNVYLCREPVDMRKSIDGLSLLVQEAMALNPFEQAVFVFCNRQRDKVKILAWERNGFVLWYKRLEQERFKWPDRLQGDTLTLSGQELNWLLDGYDIALMRPHKALHYQAVG, from the coding sequence ATGATCCGGCCCGATACCCAGGTCAATGTCTATCTCTGTCGCGAGCCGGTGGACATGCGCAAATCCATCGATGGCCTTTCCCTGCTCGTCCAGGAGGCGATGGCGCTCAATCCGTTCGAGCAGGCGGTGTTCGTCTTCTGCAACCGGCAGCGCGACAAGGTCAAGATCCTCGCCTGGGAGCGCAATGGCTTCGTGCTCTGGTACAAGCGCCTGGAGCAGGAGCGGTTCAAGTGGCCGGATCGGCTGCAGGGCGACACCCTGACCCTTTCCGGGCAGGAACTGAACTGGCTGCTGGATGGGTACGATATCGCGTTGATGCGCCCCCATAAAGCGTTGCATTATCAGGCCGTTGGTTGA
- a CDS encoding IS3 family transposase, producing the protein MYSYEDRMRAVKLYIQYHRSAAATVRELGYPSKKNLRRWHEAYMRTGDLPERSAPKPKYSPEQKQKAVQHYLGHGCCLARTRKALGYPSVGVLREWVMEQNPGRRQVSAGSSKGPPLSPEAKREAVIELCSRQDPATKVAKNLGVSRQVLYKWTDQLLGDEANPRMKRRDDEVLPLEQEVKELQRRVHRLQLEHDLLAKANDLIKKDLGVDLRLLTNREKTLLVDALRQTYRLSEILSQLCLPRSSYFYHRARIQLPDKYATVRVSATQLFETNHRCYGYRRIRVALNRLGIVISEKVVRRLMAEEQLIVQRRKCRRYRSYRGEITPAPENLVNRDFSAPAPNRKWLTDITEFQIPAGKVYLSPVIDCFDGLAVSWTISTSPDATLVNTMLDDAIATLEDGETPIIHSDRGAHYRWPGWLARIQDVGLIRSMSRKGCSPDNAACEGFFGRLKTEFFYPRDWHGITLEQFFEELDEYIRWHNRNRVKLSLGGQSPLEYRERLGLAA; encoded by the coding sequence ATGTATTCGTATGAAGACCGGATGAGAGCCGTGAAGCTCTACATCCAGTACCACAGGAGTGCCGCCGCCACCGTCCGAGAGCTCGGCTACCCCTCGAAGAAAAACCTGCGCCGTTGGCATGAAGCCTACATGAGAACCGGGGACCTGCCGGAGCGCAGTGCTCCTAAGCCGAAGTACTCGCCGGAACAGAAGCAAAAGGCTGTGCAGCACTACCTGGGCCATGGTTGCTGTCTCGCAAGGACCCGAAAGGCCCTGGGTTATCCAAGCGTGGGCGTTCTACGTGAGTGGGTCATGGAGCAGAACCCCGGGCGGCGGCAGGTCTCAGCCGGCAGCTCAAAAGGTCCACCGCTCTCACCTGAGGCGAAACGTGAGGCGGTCATTGAACTGTGTTCCCGCCAAGATCCCGCCACGAAGGTTGCCAAAAACCTGGGCGTTAGCAGGCAGGTTCTGTACAAGTGGACAGACCAGTTGCTTGGTGATGAGGCCAATCCACGGATGAAACGACGCGATGATGAGGTGTTGCCGCTGGAGCAGGAAGTTAAAGAGCTGCAAAGGCGCGTCCATCGACTCCAGCTCGAGCACGATCTTCTGGCGAAGGCGAACGACCTGATAAAAAAGGATCTTGGCGTCGACCTCCGGCTCCTGACGAACAGGGAGAAGACCCTGCTGGTTGACGCCCTGAGACAGACTTATCGGCTCTCGGAAATCTTGTCGCAACTGTGCCTGCCGCGCAGTTCCTATTTCTACCATCGGGCAAGGATCCAGCTACCTGACAAGTATGCAACCGTTCGCGTGAGCGCGACCCAACTCTTCGAGACCAACCACCGCTGCTACGGTTACCGGCGCATACGGGTTGCTCTCAACCGACTTGGCATCGTGATCTCTGAGAAGGTAGTCCGGCGCCTTATGGCTGAGGAACAGCTCATCGTCCAAAGGCGCAAGTGTCGACGGTACAGGTCGTACCGCGGAGAAATCACTCCGGCCCCCGAGAATCTGGTCAATCGGGATTTCAGCGCCCCTGCGCCCAACCGCAAGTGGCTGACGGATATCACGGAGTTCCAAATCCCTGCAGGCAAGGTTTACCTCTCTCCAGTGATCGACTGCTTCGATGGGTTGGCGGTGAGCTGGACTATAAGCACAAGCCCCGATGCCACCCTGGTAAACACGATGCTTGATGACGCCATAGCAACGCTGGAGGACGGCGAGACACCTATTATCCACAGCGATAGAGGAGCTCATTACCGCTGGCCCGGATGGCTTGCCCGCATCCAAGATGTCGGCCTTATCCGGTCGATGTCGCGCAAAGGCTGTTCGCCGGACAATGCCGCCTGTGAGGGCTTCTTCGGGCGACTCAAGACCGAGTTCTTCTACCCACGCGACTGGCACGGGATAACACTTGAGCAATTCTTCGAAGAGCTCGACGAGTATATCCGGTGGCACAACCGAAACAGGGTTAAGCTGTCCTTGGGAGGCCAGAGCCCGCTCGAGTATCGAGAGCGCTTAGGACTGGCCGCATGA
- the istB gene encoding IS21-like element helper ATPase IstB has product MSLLERTATRYRGLRCSAIAAELPDLLARAEDNAMSYLAFADLLAEQEQHSRDHKRLAGNRKRAKLPADKRLEAFDYRHQTTITKRQVNALLDFGFIDNRENLVFIGPPGVGKTHLAIGIANKALDAGYKVLFRSALELVEELEIAEMKGELKKKLAQLTRFDLLVIDELGYLPMSRQARYNLFQLVHSFYEYRSLILTTNKDFTDWGEFFHNDNVAVPIIDRVIHHSNIFILGGESYRLKQKTTG; this is encoded by the coding sequence ATGAGCCTGCTTGAACGGACCGCAACCCGTTACCGGGGCCTGCGCTGCAGTGCCATTGCCGCCGAGCTGCCGGATCTGCTGGCCCGGGCCGAGGACAACGCCATGTCTTATCTGGCCTTCGCTGACCTGCTCGCTGAGCAAGAGCAGCACAGCCGTGACCACAAGCGCCTGGCCGGGAACCGGAAACGGGCCAAGCTACCCGCGGACAAGCGTCTGGAGGCGTTCGACTACCGCCACCAGACCACCATCACCAAGCGCCAGGTCAACGCCCTGCTGGACTTCGGGTTCATCGACAACCGGGAGAACCTGGTCTTCATCGGCCCGCCGGGCGTGGGTAAGACCCACCTGGCCATCGGCATCGCCAACAAGGCCCTGGATGCCGGTTACAAGGTGCTCTTTCGCAGCGCCCTGGAACTGGTCGAGGAGCTGGAGATCGCCGAGATGAAGGGCGAGCTGAAGAAAAAACTCGCTCAACTGACCCGGTTCGACCTGCTGGTGATCGACGAGCTCGGCTACCTGCCGATGAGCCGCCAGGCCCGGTACAACCTGTTCCAGTTGGTCCACAGCTTCTACGAGTACCGGTCACTGATCCTGACCACCAACAAGGACTTCACCGATTGGGGCGAGTTCTTCCACAACGACAACGTCGCCGTACCGATCATCGACCGGGTGATCCATCACTCGAACATCTTCATCCTCGGCGGGGAGAGCTACCGGCTCAAGCAAAAGACCACCGGTTGA
- a CDS encoding glycosyltransferase: MPPPTLSVIIPAWNEARELPATLRALEEAINGSGLSVEVIVVDNDSEDETAAIARQAGARVVHEPERRIARVRNRGAEFATAPWLLFLDADTRVTPVHLLAVRDALSGEWAGGGVPVAMDRPLPRFPALGLSLWNALSRRFSLAAGCFFFVRAELHRSVGGFPEHVYAGEEVGHSRRLQRIARQRGLRFGILDAEPVVTSGRKLDWYATWQHALVALVFVVFPWAGRFRRLSWFWYRRPD; this comes from the coding sequence ATGCCCCCACCTACCCTTTCCGTCATTATCCCGGCCTGGAACGAGGCCCGCGAGTTACCGGCCACCCTGCGCGCGCTGGAGGAGGCCATCAATGGGTCAGGCCTCAGCGTGGAGGTCATCGTGGTGGACAACGACTCCGAGGACGAGACGGCAGCGATCGCCCGCCAGGCAGGCGCCCGGGTGGTGCACGAGCCGGAACGGCGCATTGCCCGGGTGCGGAACCGGGGCGCTGAGTTCGCGACGGCTCCCTGGCTTCTATTCCTGGATGCGGACACCCGGGTGACCCCTGTTCACCTCCTTGCCGTGCGGGACGCGCTGTCGGGCGAATGGGCCGGCGGAGGTGTGCCCGTCGCCATGGATCGTCCCCTGCCCCGTTTTCCGGCGCTGGGGCTGTCCCTCTGGAACGCCCTGTCGCGCCGGTTCTCTCTGGCGGCGGGCTGTTTCTTTTTTGTACGGGCAGAGTTGCACCGGTCGGTGGGCGGGTTTCCGGAGCATGTGTATGCCGGCGAGGAGGTGGGGCACTCCCGGCGACTGCAACGCATCGCCCGGCAGCGGGGACTTCGCTTCGGCATCCTGGACGCTGAACCGGTGGTCACCTCCGGGCGAAAGCTGGACTGGTACGCCACTTGGCAGCACGCGCTGGTGGCACTGGTCTTCGTGGTCTTTCCTTGGGCGGGACGGTTCCGGCGGTTGAGCTGGTTCTGGTATCGCCGGCCGGACTAA
- a CDS encoding tyrosine-type recombinase/integrase, whose translation MPKADVIAWQAKRELEGRKYPTLQRAYGALKTLLNRAATHDDVLDANPLRDVSLEAPHCDEVDRQLEAEQAVRRLLTTEEVKGLHDGLKAFEENKRRERRNSRAHGKAYLPDADAMAYPHWFIPFCCIAFYTGLRPGDILALTWTNLDPRLGRLNLVPQKTRHHRNPARVTMDLVPELVEIVRAWWLQQGKPTTGLVFPSPDTNRRMDKQAHLRSWRHVKRLGGLPEDLDFYTLRHHFISTLVAAGVPLRTVAQLAGHKSTEMIERHYGHLCPDAASSAIDAFRKSLPPSLSEPPGTVHSGVRK comes from the coding sequence ATGCCCAAAGCAGATGTTATTGCCTGGCAGGCCAAACGCGAGCTTGAGGGCCGCAAGTACCCGACACTCCAACGAGCTTACGGCGCGCTGAAAACCCTGCTAAACCGGGCCGCAACGCATGACGATGTGCTGGATGCCAACCCGTTACGCGACGTCAGCCTGGAGGCGCCACATTGCGACGAGGTGGACAGACAACTGGAGGCTGAGCAGGCTGTACGGCGTCTGCTCACGACCGAGGAAGTAAAAGGACTTCACGACGGTCTGAAAGCCTTTGAGGAAAATAAGCGCCGCGAGCGCCGTAACAGCCGAGCACATGGCAAAGCCTACCTGCCCGACGCAGACGCAATGGCCTACCCTCATTGGTTCATACCCTTTTGCTGCATCGCATTCTATACCGGCCTGCGGCCCGGCGACATCCTCGCCCTGACATGGACGAACCTGGACCCGAGGCTTGGCAGGCTTAACCTAGTTCCACAGAAAACGCGACACCATAGGAATCCGGCCCGTGTAACCATGGACTTAGTGCCCGAACTCGTTGAGATTGTACGGGCTTGGTGGCTACAGCAAGGCAAGCCGACCACCGGATTGGTATTCCCCTCCCCCGATACCAACAGAAGGATGGACAAGCAGGCACACTTGAGATCATGGCGGCATGTTAAACGCCTGGGAGGGCTACCCGAGGACCTCGACTTTTATACGCTCCGCCACCATTTTATCAGCACCTTGGTGGCTGCCGGGGTGCCTTTGCGAACCGTTGCACAACTGGCCGGCCACAAATCCACCGAAATGATCGAACGCCACTACGGGCACCTCTGCCCCGACGCGGCGAGCAGCGCGATTGATGCGTTCAGAAAGTCACTCCCGCCTTCGCTGTCAGAACCGCCTGGCACTGTCCACTCAGGGGTGCGGAAATAA
- the mog gene encoding molybdopterin adenylyltransferase gives MDSSALPAVRIGLVSVSDRASSGAYEDKGIPALRHWLEQALRNPVEWETRLIPDDQQTISDTLTELVDQSCCNLVLTSGGTGPAPRDVTPEATLAVSDREMPGFGEQMRQISLTFVPTAILSRQVAVIRGQALIINLPGQPKAIAETLSGLPDHTPPVHGIFAAVPYCVELIGGPYIETDPAVCKAFRPKSARRDKPDARR, from the coding sequence ATGGATTCATCGGCATTACCGGCAGTACGGATTGGCCTGGTGTCCGTCAGTGACCGGGCCTCCAGCGGTGCCTACGAGGACAAGGGGATCCCTGCACTGCGGCATTGGCTGGAGCAGGCGCTACGCAATCCGGTCGAATGGGAGACTCGGCTCATCCCGGACGACCAGCAGACCATCAGCGACACGCTGACTGAGCTCGTCGACCAATCGTGCTGCAATCTGGTGCTGACCAGCGGTGGAACCGGACCGGCGCCCCGGGACGTCACGCCGGAGGCGACCCTGGCGGTCTCGGACCGCGAGATGCCGGGCTTCGGAGAGCAAATGCGCCAGATCAGTCTCACCTTCGTGCCCACCGCCATCCTGTCACGGCAGGTGGCCGTCATTCGGGGCCAGGCCCTAATCATCAACCTGCCAGGGCAGCCCAAGGCCATCGCGGAAACCTTGAGCGGCCTGCCCGACCATACCCCGCCGGTGCACGGCATATTCGCGGCGGTGCCCTATTGTGTCGAGCTGATCGGTGGCCCCTACATCGAGACCGATCCCGCGGTCTGCAAGGCCTTTCGGCCCAAGTCAGCGCGCCGGGACAAACCCGACGCGCGTCGCTGA